The genomic window GGGGATCGCGATCACGGCAACGTCTGCGCAATCGGCGGGCTGCGACTGCGGCTCGTCGGGTCCCGGCTGGGGCAGCGGTGATCCAGGCTCGGTGGGCAGTCTGCCCGCCAGGAAATACCACAGCGCGACGATGATCAGCCCGAGAAGGACCACCACCGCGAGCAACTTCGGAAGCAGTCGCTTCTTACGCTTGGTTCGATTGGCCATGGCGGGGACCGTCAGGCCTTGCAGAGGGTGTTCTGGGCCGCGGTGATGTAGATCTGCGCGGTCTCACCGGCTTGCTCTGCTGACATCTGGGTGCCGGATGCACTCGATTCGACCCCGACATTGGCCGTCACAAACGTCGAGATCTCGTCGGCCGAGACGCCCTGGGACTGCGCCGAGCAGATGTACGACGCTGTGGACAGCGCGATCTCACCGTTGCCGGCCACAGTGACGCCGTCCTTCTCCAACGCGTCGAGGAACGCCTGCCCTCGGTCGTCGATCGGCGTCTCCGTCGGGCCGGGGAATCCCTCCGGGACGGGCTGCGGCTGCTCGGGAGGAGCAGTTGCCGCGTCACCCGGGCTCGTCGTCGGAGCCGCGCTCGACGTGGTGGTCTCCTCGGCCGCGGAGGTGGTGCTCTCGGCGGATGTGGTGGTCGATGTGGTCGACGGCGATCCGGTTGCCGTCGAGTCGTCGCTGCCACAGGCAACCAGAAGGCCACCGGCTGCGACGCTGAGTACAGCGAGAGACAGCGTGCGGGCGAGGGATGTTCGCATGATCAATCCAGTCCTTCGGCGTCGAGTTCAACGGCTGACGGTACAGAGGCCCTCTGAGAACAGTCTGAGGGGAACCGTCCGAGGGCCTCTGGCAGTAGCGTCAGGGAGCGATGGTGACTTTGCCGTCCTTGACGGTGATGATGCCGAACTGGAAGTTCTGCTGAATCCCGCCGCCATCCATGTCGAACTGATCGCTCGTGATGTAGCCGAGACGACCGCCTTCGTAGCCGACGCTCTTCCACGCCTCGAAGATCTCACCGTTGCGGATGGACCAGGCACCGGTCAGCGGGCTCCAGTAGATGTTGCCGCCCTCGAACTCGTTGAACCGCCCACCGTCCCGGATCGGGCCCAGCTCGCTGGTCTTCGGGAAGCCGAGTGCACCGTTCTCCCAACCGAGCTGGCCGTACTTGCCGAGGATCTGGCCCTGAACCGAATGCGTTCCCAGGTCGGGGCTGAAGTACATCGCACCGATCTCGAAGCCCTGCACGGCTCCTGGCTTGGACGGCGTCGGCACCTCGTCGAGAACCGGGTATCCCAGCGGGCCACCTTCGTAGCCCTGGCGAGCCCACTCGTCGAGAATCGCTCCGCGAACCGCGTGCGCTCCGGTCTGGGACGTGAAGTAGACCATTCCGTTCTGGAACGCGTTGGCACGTCCACGGCCGTCAGGGGTGCCGAACTCGCCGGTCTTCGGGAAGCCGAGCGGACCTTCGGGCCCACCCGAACCCTGGTAGTTGCCACCGATCGCGCCTGCGACCACCTGCGCCCCGGTGTCGGGCGAGAAGAAGACGCGACCGAAGCGGAAGTCCTGTGCTCGTCCGCCAGCGACGTTGTATTCGGCGGTCAGGCAGTCACCGAGCCAGGAGTTGGCGCCCGATGCGTTGCCGATCGCTCCGGCCACGCTGCACGACGGCTTGTCGGCCTCGACTCCGATCGCCCCTGCGAGCTGCGGCCACAACTGCTTGAGCTCGAACTGCCAGTACTCCCAGGTGTGCAGGCCGGACGGTCGGTAGACCACCTGCGCGGGGATGCCGAGCTTGTTGAGCTTGGTGGCGAACGTCTGCGAGGTGAGGCGCGAGAGAATCTCGAGACCCATACCCGCGTAGTTGGAGCTGACGCCAGGGATGCCCGACGGTGGATCGTAGGGTCCGGCCACGCCGTTGCCGCTCGAGACGTAGAGGCTGATCCCTTTCAGCTTCTCGGCGAGCAGGTACGGGTCGTGCTGAGCCCACAGGTCGTTGGTGGGAGCGCCCCACATGGCCTTCGAGTTGAATCCGCCCGCGTCGGCCATCGCGTACTGAATTGCCTGCGGCATGCCGAGCGTCGTGGTGGTCAACATGCCGGACAACGACGCGGCGAACTTGAAGAAGCCTTCGTTTCGCGCGGCGAGGAACATCGCGGCAGTTCCGCCCATGGACAAGCCGACGACGCCGCGGGTCTGGTTGGTACGCCAACTTGTTTCCAGGATGGGCGGCAGTTCCTTCGTCAGGAACGTCTCCCACTGGTAGTTCTTGCCGTTGTCTTGGTCGACCCAGTCGGAGTAGAAGCTCGACTGGCCTCCGACGGGCAGGATTACGTTGACGTTCTTGTCGGCGAAGTACGACTCGGCGTCGGTCTCGGCCGTCCAGCCGTTTTCGAGATCCGTCGCGCGGAGTCCGTCGAGCATCCAGACAGAGGGGAAGACGGCTTGCGGGTTGATGTTCCAGTCACGAGCCAGCAACATCTGCACCTGAATGGGGGTGCCCATCGACGGAGACTCGATCCACAACGCAACTCTGCGATCGGAGAGCCAATCGACGCTTGTCACCGTCGCCGCCGAAGGGGCCTGCGTCTGAGCAGGTGCGGTGACAGCCACGGGTGCTGCCTGAGCGATGCCTACAGCTGAGAACGGCGAGACGAGTGCTGCCGTGAGAACCGCTGCGGTCACCGTACGCCGGGCGACCGCTCCAGCCTTGGAACGTCGGCCGAACCGTTGGGGCCCAGTGCGCATGATGGTGACTCTCCTTCTTCTACTGCGTTCGGGCGGCGGCCAGCCGCACTGAACGCAGACCTGTCGTAGATGTCTTTCTACACGGAGAGGCTGCCGGATCGACAGAGGCTCGCTGTGACGGATGGTGCAATTGTTAATCTTCGACATCGGTCGCTCAACGCACAGATGCCGCCCTGCACTGGCAGGACGGCATCTGTGGTGGAACTGAAAATCAGGCGTTCAGAGCTTCGAGGATCTGACCGCGAGCCTTGAACAGCTCAGCGGACCAGTATGCCCAGCTGTGCGTTCCGTTGCTCGGGAAGCTGAACGTCGCGGGGATTCCGAGAGTCGCCAAGCGAACCTGGAATGCGCGGCTGTTGGCAAGCGCCAGAGCCTCGAGAGCCATTCCGTTGGCCGTGTTGTAGAAGTCGATCGGCGCACGAGGCTTGTCGTACTGACCGGGCAGGCCGGATGCCGAGGACACGTACAGCGACAGTCCGCGCAGTTCGGGTGCGAAGACGAACGGGTCGTTGCGCAACCATGCCGGGCTCCACGGGGGTCCCCACATGGAGTCGACGTTGAACCAGGACTGCGACAGCATTGCGACGCGGATGGCCTCACGCATACCGGGAGCCGAGATGTTCAGGTATCCGGAGAACGAACCGGCGAACTTGAACTGGTCGCGGTGGTACGCGGCGAGCGTCAGGGCAGCGCTGCCGCCCATTGAGATGCCGAGCACTGCGTTGTTGGAACGTGAGACGCCGTAGCCCTCGAGGAATGCGGGCAGATCCTGGGTCAGGAATGTCTCCCACTTGTAGGTGACTTCCTGGCCGTTCAGGTTCGACGCGGCGTACCAGTCGCTGTAGAAGCTAGCCTGTCCGCCGACCGGCATGACGAGCGTGACGTTGTCGCCGGCGAACTGATCCTGCGCATTGGTCTCGAACGTCCACGCGTTGCGGTCGTCGCGAGCACGGAGGCCGTCGAGCAGGTAGAGAGCAGCGTTGCCGCCGCGGGCAGCCCACTGGACCTGGACCTTGATCGGGCCCATCTCGGACGGAACCCACAGGTCCTCGCGTCCACCGGAGGGAGCCTTGTGCACGATCGCGCTCGGGGCCGCCACCGCTACCGCGGATCCGACCACACCTGCAGCGATGGGAATTACGAGGGCTGCTGCGCCGACGCCGAGGAGTCGCTGACGCCACCGCCCGGACAATCTCGGCTTGCTCATGAGGCCGGCAAATCGCATGAAATCTTGCTCTCTCTCGTCTTCTGCGGTCTCCGCGATCTGCGGCCCCCGGCATTCCAACAGGGCTGTGCTCGGCCCCGTCGGGCCGTAGTACGGGTATGAAGTTGTACGACGCCCGCCGCCGAGTGAGTAACTCGACCGCGGGCGCGCAGAAATGAGGCTATTCCACCGATCAACCAGTAAGCAAAACCGTGATCTACATCTCACGCCCGCTTAGCGACCGATATCAGACTGTGACACTATCCTGCGAAACCCCCGCTGACCACCCCGTGAAACCAGTGATCTTTCACAAATTAGGGGTGACAAGCGGGGGTTGGCCGGTTTCTCAGCCGATATTGGCGCTCAGGTCCGGCGCCATGATGTGCGCCTGCTCCTGCCAGTAACCCCACTGATGGGTTCCGACGGCCGGGAACGCGTATGTGACATTGTTCGCACCGATGCTGGCCATGCGGATCTGGAACGCACGGCTGTTGGCCAGTGCGATCGCTTCCAGGCCCATGCCGTTGGCGGTGTTGTAGTAGTCGATGAAGCTGCGCGGACGGTCGAGCCCACCGGGCAAGCCGCTACCCGCGAAGACCCACACGCGTGTGCCGTTGTCGCGCAGGCGCGGGGCGAAGACGAAGGGGTCGTTGCGCAACCACGCCGGATCCCACGGGGGTCCCCACATGGCGTCGATGTTGTAGCGGCCCGAATCCAGGAGTGCCAGACGCATCGCTTCACGCATGCCGGGCGCCGAGATGTTCAGGTATCCCGAAAGCGATCCGGCGTACGAGAACTGATCGGGGTGGTAGGCAGCGAGCGTCAGAGCAGCACTGCCGCCCATGGAGATGCCTACGACGCCGTTACGGTTCGGGTTGAAGCCCAGCTGGTTCTGCAGGTTGTAGCGCAGGTTCTCGGTGATGAACGTTTCCCACTTGTACGTGGACTTCTGACCGTTGAAGTTCGACGGTGCGTACCAGTCCGAGTAGAAGCTGGACTGTCCGCCGACCGGCTGAACGACGTTGATGTTCCACGACGCCAGGTACGCGCCGGCGTCCGTCTCGTGCTCCCAGCCCGAGATGTCGCTGGTGGCGCGGAGACCGTCGAGAAGGTAGACGACGCGGTTCGTGTTGCCGTCCGCAGCTCGCCAGACACGGCTCTTGATCGGGCCCATGCTCGAATCGGTCCAGAAATCCCGGGCGCCCGGATCGAACGCGGCGTTGGCCGTCGCGGTCGTTCCCACAGCTGCCAGACCGAGCGGTAGTGCCAAAGCCATCACCAGAGATACGACTATCCGGCGGAGGCGCCCCCCGGCACCCTTGTTCGTTCTACCCAGCATGCATTCGACCTCTCGACATTGTCGGTGACCCGCAGAACCTGCGGAACACCCGTTTACGCGGCATGAATCCGGCCTCGAAAGCCAGAGCAGTCACACACATCTTTCGCATACATCGGCCGCAAGGCGACTTCCGTTACAAAAAAGAGATATTCCATCTTGGCGACAGAACGATATCGGTGCAACTCTTTCCTAATTGTCGCCCTTCAGTATCGGGGGCTCGAGATCACACCTTTGTAACTCGTACTCGGGCACTCGATCGAACCGGTATCCGGCGTAGAACAGCGACCTCTTGATGTTCCTGACGAACAGATCCTTCGTCAGCGGCGCGCGGTAAGAAGCAAGCAACTCCTGGGTGTCTGCGCACGTCAGCGCCGCGCGCGCCTCGGTGACCCAGTCCTCGTCCATGTACCACGGCAGGAAAGGATGCTCGCCGACCACACCGAGATCGGCCACCACCCAGTCGGGATACAGGTTCTTGTCGTGCCCGATTCGGCCGTTCTCCAACCGCTCGGTATGCGAGGCCAGCGGGTACGCCAGACCCATCTGGTCGATGACACGCACGTCGAGGCCGACGTTCATGCTCGTCATGCCGAGGTTGAGGAAGTAGACGGTGTGACCGAAACCACCGGGCGGGATCGGTAGAGGCGGCGGAACGACATCCCAGTAGGTGAACTGCGAACTCGGCAACAGCAGCCCGCCGTCAGGAGTGTTCTCGATCGCCTCGACCATCGGACGCATCCGCGGATAGTCCAGGTAGTCGGACGCGAGGATCGGATGCGCGTGACCGGTGTTGAGCGAGTAGAACGCGCGCTCGTCGACGATTCCCGAACGCCCGACGATCGAGCCCTGGGGCATTCCGGTGGTGTTCGCCGCGAAGAAGGCCCACACGACCGTCGTCACCCACACGAGACCCCCGATGGCGAACACCGCGATCTCGCGTGCGTCGGATCGTCTCGTCGGGAGGGACAACGGCAGCACGGCAACGGGCAGAAGCAACGTGAACAGCGCAGGGAGCAGCGTTCGACCGTGCATGAAATCGCCGCCGACGCGGATGGAGTAGATCAGCGACAGAACGCCGCCGACGAGGACGAACACGACGACTGCCGTCGGGGTGCGAAGCGCCCTTTGCGCGTCACCGACCGACCGGGGCAGGGTCGGCCGCGCGCGGCCGAGCGTCGTCGCGATTCCTGCGATCAGCAGCAGGACGAGCGGAAGAAGCAGCATGTACGGGCCCAGCAGGTTCCACAGGTAATCGAACCCCTGCGACCACTTGGCGCCGCCCGCATCCTTGGAAACCGCGGTGTTGGGGTACGGCAGGCCGTAGTAGCCCATGCGCCAAATCTGATAGAGCACCGGAGTGGCACCCGCGAAGGCGAACACCAGGAATCGACTCGTCCACGACTGAGGCGCAAGAAAGATCAGCAGCAGGGCAAGACCCGACATGATGACGAGCTCGGGTCGTACGAGCGGTCCGAGCCCAGCCCAGAACGCCAGGAACAGCACAGCCGGAGTCCGGACATCCCTGGTGGCCCAGCGGACCATCAGCAGCCACAGCGTCGCGATCCAGAAGATCACCAAGCAGGTCTCGAGGCCGGACGTGGCGAAATCCCTGGCCGGCGGGACCGCGATATAGACCAACACCCCGGCCGGTAAAAATGCGGCTGCGCCGCCTGTGCGTGGGTAGTTACCCCCGGCGGTCACTACCCGCTCACCTGCGCGGAGCGCATACGTGCCCCACATGGCGATGGCGATGGCAGCGGTCGAGAGGACGAGCGCGATGGTGAGCACGACGTATTCGAGACGCGCCTCGCTGAGCCAGCTGCCTGCATAGACGAGGTAGGTCCAGATGGTGCTGGTGTTGGTTTCGACGCGTTCGCCTGCGTTGAACACCGGCCCGTTGCCCGCGAGAAGATTGCGGACGGTGCGCAGGACGATCAGTCCGTCGTCGGCGATCCAGCGTCGTTCCCACGCCCCGGCCAGGAACAACAACGACGTGACGACGACACCGACGCCGAAGACCGTCTTGGAGATCAGGCTTCCGCGCGAGGCCTGTCGGTGAGTGTCAGCCGGCGACGTAGACAGCGACACCGACTACTCCGATCCACACGAGGGCGAGCACCTGCAGCACCCTGTCGCCGAGGGCGATCTCTTCGGGCTCACCGGCTTCTCCGCCGTCGACGTCCACTGCGTAGCGCAGGATCGCGATCGTGAACGGAATCATCGAGATGGCGAACCAGTTCGAGTCGGTTTCGGCGTCTTGTTGGAAAGCCCACAGGCCATAGCAAATCACGACGGCGGTCGCGGAGAGCGTCCAGACGAAACGAAGGTACGTCGTGGTGTAGTTCTCGAGCGACTTACGGATCTTGGCACCGGTCCGCTCGGCCAGCTGGAGCTCGGCGTAACGCTTGCCCGCGGCCATGAACAGCGAGCCGAACGCCATGATCAACAGGAACCACTGCGACAGCGGGATCGACGCCGCGACGCCACCCGCGATGGCGCGGAGCAGGAACCCTGACGAGACGATGCAGATGTCCAATACAGCCTGGTGTTTCAGACCGAAGCAGTACGCCAACTGGATAGCAATGTAGACACCGATGACCAGCGCGAGCTTCCAGTTCGCGAAGAACGACAGTCCGATCGCCAGCCCCAGGCAGACGACAGCCATTGCGTAGGCCAGCTTGACCGGCAAAACACCCGCCGCGATCGGGCGGAAACGCTTGGTGGGATGCGCGCGGTCGGCGTCGACGTCCATCGCGTCGTTGACCAGGTAGACGCCGGATGCGGCGAAGCAGAACACGACGAATGCCAGCGCGACCGAGAGCAGGACGTTGCCCTGTGTGACCGAACCGGCCGCGAGGGGAGCCGC from Rhodococcus sp. P1Y includes these protein-coding regions:
- a CDS encoding alpha/beta hydrolase-fold protein; the encoded protein is MRTGPQRFGRRSKAGAVARRTVTAAVLTAALVSPFSAVGIAQAAPVAVTAPAQTQAPSAATVTSVDWLSDRRVALWIESPSMGTPIQVQMLLARDWNINPQAVFPSVWMLDGLRATDLENGWTAETDAESYFADKNVNVILPVGGQSSFYSDWVDQDNGKNYQWETFLTKELPPILETSWRTNQTRGVVGLSMGGTAAMFLAARNEGFFKFAASLSGMLTTTTLGMPQAIQYAMADAGGFNSKAMWGAPTNDLWAQHDPYLLAEKLKGISLYVSSGNGVAGPYDPPSGIPGVSSNYAGMGLEILSRLTSQTFATKLNKLGIPAQVVYRPSGLHTWEYWQFELKQLWPQLAGAIGVEADKPSCSVAGAIGNASGANSWLGDCLTAEYNVAGGRAQDFRFGRVFFSPDTGAQVVAGAIGGNYQGSGGPEGPLGFPKTGEFGTPDGRGRANAFQNGMVYFTSQTGAHAVRGAILDEWARQGYEGGPLGYPVLDEVPTPSKPGAVQGFEIGAMYFSPDLGTHSVQGQILGKYGQLGWENGALGFPKTSELGPIRDGGRFNEFEGGNIYWSPLTGAWSIRNGEIFEAWKSVGYEGGRLGYITSDQFDMDGGGIQQNFQFGIITVKDGKVTIAP
- a CDS encoding DUF732 domain-containing protein encodes the protein MRTSLARTLSLAVLSVAAGGLLVACGSDDSTATGSPSTTSTTTSAESTTSAAEETTTSSAAPTTSPGDAATAPPEQPQPVPEGFPGPTETPIDDRGQAFLDALEKDGVTVAGNGEIALSTASYICSAQSQGVSADEISTFVTANVGVESSASGTQMSAEQAGETAQIYITAAQNTLCKA
- the zomB gene encoding flagellar motor control protein ZomB, producing the protein MSLSTSPADTHRQASRGSLISKTVFGVGVVVTSLLFLAGAWERRWIADDGLIVLRTVRNLLAGNGPVFNAGERVETNTSTIWTYLVYAGSWLSEARLEYVVLTIALVLSTAAIAIAMWGTYALRAGERVVTAGGNYPRTGGAAAFLPAGVLVYIAVPPARDFATSGLETCLVIFWIATLWLLMVRWATRDVRTPAVLFLAFWAGLGPLVRPELVIMSGLALLLIFLAPQSWTSRFLVFAFAGATPVLYQIWRMGYYGLPYPNTAVSKDAGGAKWSQGFDYLWNLLGPYMLLLPLVLLLIAGIATTLGRARPTLPRSVGDAQRALRTPTAVVVFVLVGGVLSLIYSIRVGGDFMHGRTLLPALFTLLLPVAVLPLSLPTRRSDAREIAVFAIGGLVWVTTVVWAFFAANTTGMPQGSIVGRSGIVDERAFYSLNTGHAHPILASDYLDYPRMRPMVEAIENTPDGGLLLPSSQFTYWDVVPPPLPIPPGGFGHTVYFLNLGMTSMNVGLDVRVIDQMGLAYPLASHTERLENGRIGHDKNLYPDWVVADLGVVGEHPFLPWYMDEDWVTEARAALTCADTQELLASYRAPLTKDLFVRNIKRSLFYAGYRFDRVPEYELQRCDLEPPILKGDN
- a CDS encoding decaprenyl-phosphate phosphoribosyltransferase → MSEEATPVGAPPKNLLDGVIKALRPRQWVKNVLVLAAPLAAGSVTQGNVLLSVALAFVVFCFAASGVYLVNDAMDVDADRAHPTKRFRPIAAGVLPVKLAYAMAVVCLGLAIGLSFFANWKLALVIGVYIAIQLAYCFGLKHQAVLDICIVSSGFLLRAIAGGVAASIPLSQWFLLIMAFGSLFMAAGKRYAELQLAERTGAKIRKSLENYTTTYLRFVWTLSATAVVICYGLWAFQQDAETDSNWFAISMIPFTIAILRYAVDVDGGEAGEPEEIALGDRVLQVLALVWIGVVGVAVYVAG
- a CDS encoding alpha/beta hydrolase; this encodes MLGRTNKGAGGRLRRIVVSLVMALALPLGLAAVGTTATANAAFDPGARDFWTDSSMGPIKSRVWRAADGNTNRVVYLLDGLRATSDISGWEHETDAGAYLASWNINVVQPVGGQSSFYSDWYAPSNFNGQKSTYKWETFITENLRYNLQNQLGFNPNRNGVVGISMGGSAALTLAAYHPDQFSYAGSLSGYLNISAPGMREAMRLALLDSGRYNIDAMWGPPWDPAWLRNDPFVFAPRLRDNGTRVWVFAGSGLPGGLDRPRSFIDYYNTANGMGLEAIALANSRAFQIRMASIGANNVTYAFPAVGTHQWGYWQEQAHIMAPDLSANIG
- a CDS encoding alpha/beta hydrolase, which codes for MRFAGLMSKPRLSGRWRQRLLGVGAAALVIPIAAGVVGSAVAVAAPSAIVHKAPSGGREDLWVPSEMGPIKVQVQWAARGGNAALYLLDGLRARDDRNAWTFETNAQDQFAGDNVTLVMPVGGQASFYSDWYAASNLNGQEVTYKWETFLTQDLPAFLEGYGVSRSNNAVLGISMGGSAALTLAAYHRDQFKFAGSFSGYLNISAPGMREAIRVAMLSQSWFNVDSMWGPPWSPAWLRNDPFVFAPELRGLSLYVSSASGLPGQYDKPRAPIDFYNTANGMALEALALANSRAFQVRLATLGIPATFSFPSNGTHSWAYWSAELFKARGQILEALNA